Proteins encoded by one window of Passer domesticus isolate bPasDom1 chromosome 10, bPasDom1.hap1, whole genome shotgun sequence:
- the RPRM gene encoding protein reprimo produces the protein MNGSLGMPAGMNGSLGMPAGMNGSLGMPAAPNGSSAAAAGLLAGAGAAALELERALRCCTAASVVTDGSGAAADERSLYIMRVVQIAVMCVLALTVVFGIFFLGCNLLIKSEGMINFLVKERRPSKEVEAVVVGPY, from the coding sequence atgAACGGCTCGCTGGGAATGCCGGCGGGGATGAACGGCTCGCTGGGAATGCCGGCGGGGATGAACGGCTCGCTGGGAATGCCGGCAGCCCCGAACGGCTcctcggcggcggcggcggggctgctggcgggggccggggccgcggcgcTGGAGCTGGAGCGGGCGCTGCGCTGCTGCACCGCCGCCTCCGTGGTGACCGACGGCAGCGGCGCGGCGGCGGACGAGCGCAGCCTGTACATCATGCGCGTGGTGCAGATCGCCGTCATGTGCGTGCTGGCCCTCACCGTGGTGTTCGGCATCTTCTTCCTCGGCTGCAACCTGCTCATCAAGTCCGAGGGCATGATCAACTTTCTGGTCAAGGAGCGCCGCCCGTCCAAGGAGGTGGAGGCGGTGGTGGTGGGGCCGTACTGA